One window from the genome of Rufibacter tibetensis encodes:
- the lpxD gene encoding UDP-3-O-(3-hydroxymyristoyl)glucosamine N-acyltransferase — protein sequence MEFTVQQIADLLQGQVEGDGNAKVNRLAKIEEGTSGALSFLSNAKYEHYLYTTGATAVIVSKTLGIKQPISANLIRVEDPYSSFSTLLEVYQQAVAAARQGVEEPCFIGENSTIGNRHYRGAFSYIGKNCKIGSGVHIYPQVYIGDNVTIGDNTVLFAGAKVYADCVIGNSCTIHAGAVIGSDGFGFAPQKDGSYKAIPQTGNVVLEDNVRIGANTTVDCATMGSTIIRTGTKIDNLVQVAHNVEIGRHTVIAAQTAFAGSSKVGNYCTIAGQVGVVGHVSIADKTIVGAKSGISKNIKEEGTFVQGAPAFDYKQNLRAMAVFRKLPELQKQVDELREKL from the coding sequence ATGGAATTCACGGTACAACAGATTGCTGATTTACTCCAGGGTCAGGTGGAGGGAGACGGTAACGCCAAGGTAAACAGACTCGCGAAAATTGAAGAAGGCACATCCGGTGCCCTTTCTTTTCTGTCTAACGCAAAGTACGAGCACTACCTCTATACCACAGGGGCTACCGCAGTCATCGTATCTAAAACTCTGGGAATCAAGCAACCCATTTCCGCGAACCTTATTCGGGTGGAAGACCCGTATTCCTCCTTTTCTACCTTGCTGGAAGTCTACCAACAGGCGGTGGCCGCTGCCCGGCAGGGCGTGGAGGAGCCCTGTTTCATAGGCGAAAACTCTACCATCGGGAACAGGCATTATAGGGGTGCTTTCTCTTATATCGGCAAAAACTGTAAGATTGGAAGTGGCGTGCACATTTACCCCCAGGTGTACATTGGTGATAACGTGACCATAGGCGATAATACTGTTCTATTTGCCGGGGCTAAGGTTTACGCCGACTGTGTAATTGGGAACTCTTGTACCATCCATGCCGGAGCCGTGATTGGCAGTGATGGATTTGGCTTCGCACCGCAGAAAGACGGGTCCTACAAGGCTATTCCACAAACAGGCAATGTAGTCTTGGAAGACAATGTACGTATTGGCGCCAATACCACGGTTGACTGCGCTACTATGGGTTCTACCATCATCAGAACCGGAACCAAGATTGATAACCTGGTGCAGGTAGCCCATAATGTGGAGATTGGTCGCCACACGGTGATAGCTGCCCAGACGGCATTTGCGGGATCTTCCAAAGTGGGTAATTACTGCACCATTGCTGGTCAGGTAGGCGTGGTAGGCCACGTGAGCATTGCAGATAAAACCATTGTAGGTGCTAAATCAGGCATTTCTAAAAACATCAAAGAAGAAGGAACTTTTGTACAAGGAGCACCGGCTTTCGACTATAAACAAAACCTGAGGGCCATGGCTGTTTTCCGGAAACTACCCGAGTTGCAGAAACAGGTAGACGAACTCAGAGAAAAGCTTTAA
- a CDS encoding hybrid sensor histidine kinase/response regulator transcription factor: protein MANITQVFGNSGEQRRFLRIDVNNGLSHNQVNSFLKDSKGYIWIGTSSGLNRFDGYGVKVFRHNSRNTASLRDNNISKLFEDPEGNIWVTSQKGLTVYKPKEDRFDRDYEPLLKQYSLPQAPVENIQQDKYGNYWFLQTGQGLTRFNPKTKVSTPVKGTATGASQAVSNPINAISFTQEGDLWLLHANGVLEKLNAKTLKVEAQEKGLQNIFKGQAMGYGMTIDQNGDLWVYSSYESIGAFLYRPATKTFQQLHENAPTLRLNTNLVRGIVENEDGTIWLATDHGGINIVNKRDLSVQFVQNGPEIENSLSHNSLISIYKDREGIIWLGTYKKGVNYYHKNLLRFQHHQNQLLVKGSLPYDDINRFVEDAKGNLWMGTNGGGLLYWNRSTGQYTRYQHNSKDPNSLSNNVVVSLLLDKDQNLWIGTYLGGLNKFDGKKFTRYKHNAQDTYSLGHDNVWELFQDSQNRLWIGTMRGGLQRLEPSTGKFLSYGRSATKPGLEGLYVAAIAEDAKGNLWTGGDIGVEVLNLASGKLLQFKNDPQNPKSLSSNSVLSIFRDSRQKMWVGTNEGLNLFDPRTNSFRLFTKENGLSDNIILNILEDKQHNLWISTPNGISKLEMTGRQAHEISFVTRNFDESDGLQGKVFNENAAYLTRKGEVVFAGPNGFNIFQPGELTSNKVVPAIVFTDFQLFSRSLKVGEEVGGSVILPRALADTKQISLQHDQNMFTVEFAALNFFHSEKNKYQYKLEGFDKEWHTTDGGNRRITYTNLDPGKYQLVVKASNNDGVWNKEGISLDIEVQVPFWRSDVAYVTYFVLAFLILVLIRRVEKQKANQKFELERERREVKHMRELHLMKIKFFTNISHEFRTPLTLILAPLERLLATTQDAEQTKQFQMINRNAKRLLHLVNQLLDFRKLEVEEVAFAPSHGNIVKFIKEAVYAFSDLSEKNHVNLSFETSIKELHASFDMDKLGKILFNLLSNAFKFTPENGDIKVEVNCHENDSNSQGLYLLEIKVSDTGIGISKENQEKIFDRFFREDVPDNLVNQGSGIGLSITREFVKIHGGLIQVQSELGKGSCFIVTLPIKVSGSITQESGIFEVEEETVSVVPALETTIQASSAAPDHKLVVLLVEDSEDFRTYLKDSLSSHFTVLEAKNGKEGWQKALSAMPDLIVSDLMMPELNGIDFCKKIKSDARTSHIPFILLTAQTAEEQKLKGLGIGANDYITKPFNFELLLSRMSNLIAQCQLLQKAYGKKISVQTSSIDIVSLDDKLIQKAIKVVEDNIDCPEFSVEFMSRELGMSRVYLYKRIVALTGQSPVEFIRKIRLERAAQLLEKSQLTVAEVAYAVGFNNPRYFSKYFKEAYHMLPSVYAESKQSQPTA, encoded by the coding sequence ATGGCAAACATAACCCAGGTGTTTGGGAATTCAGGAGAACAGCGTCGTTTTCTGCGCATAGATGTCAACAACGGGCTTTCACACAACCAGGTCAACAGTTTCCTGAAAGACAGCAAAGGGTACATTTGGATAGGTACTTCTTCTGGCCTTAACCGGTTTGATGGCTACGGAGTGAAAGTCTTCCGGCATAACTCCCGAAACACTGCCTCTCTCAGGGATAACAACATCAGTAAGCTTTTTGAAGACCCCGAAGGGAACATTTGGGTCACCTCGCAGAAAGGACTCACGGTTTACAAGCCCAAAGAAGATCGGTTTGACCGAGATTATGAGCCCCTGCTGAAACAGTATTCCCTTCCGCAGGCGCCGGTTGAAAACATCCAGCAAGACAAATACGGCAATTACTGGTTTCTGCAAACCGGACAAGGCCTAACCAGGTTCAACCCTAAAACGAAGGTGTCTACTCCGGTAAAAGGAACTGCTACCGGTGCAAGCCAAGCCGTTTCAAATCCCATAAACGCCATTTCCTTTACTCAGGAAGGAGACCTGTGGCTGTTGCACGCCAATGGGGTGCTGGAAAAGCTTAACGCCAAAACCTTGAAGGTGGAGGCGCAGGAAAAGGGACTGCAGAATATTTTTAAAGGACAGGCAATGGGATACGGAATGACCATTGACCAGAACGGAGACCTGTGGGTTTATTCGTCTTATGAAAGCATTGGGGCTTTCCTGTATCGTCCAGCCACTAAAACTTTCCAGCAACTTCATGAGAATGCGCCTACGTTGCGGTTGAACACCAACCTGGTGCGGGGCATCGTGGAAAACGAAGACGGCACCATCTGGCTGGCCACCGACCACGGCGGCATCAACATCGTGAACAAGAGAGACCTTTCGGTGCAATTTGTTCAAAACGGCCCTGAAATAGAAAACAGTCTTTCGCATAATAGCTTAATCTCCATCTACAAAGATCGGGAAGGGATCATCTGGTTAGGTACCTACAAAAAAGGCGTCAACTACTACCACAAGAACCTGCTTCGGTTTCAGCACCACCAAAACCAGTTGCTGGTAAAAGGGAGTTTACCCTATGATGACATTAACCGGTTTGTGGAAGACGCAAAGGGAAATCTCTGGATGGGCACTAATGGGGGCGGTTTGCTTTATTGGAACCGAAGCACCGGCCAGTACACCCGCTATCAGCATAACTCAAAAGACCCGAACAGCCTCAGCAACAACGTAGTAGTAAGTCTGCTTCTGGATAAAGATCAGAATCTCTGGATAGGAACTTACCTGGGCGGCCTCAACAAGTTTGATGGAAAGAAGTTTACCCGCTACAAGCACAATGCACAGGATACCTATAGTTTAGGCCATGACAATGTGTGGGAGCTCTTCCAAGACAGTCAAAATCGGCTCTGGATAGGTACCATGCGGGGTGGTTTGCAGCGGTTGGAACCCAGCACGGGCAAATTCCTTTCCTATGGCCGCTCTGCTACTAAACCAGGGTTAGAGGGACTGTATGTAGCAGCCATCGCCGAAGATGCGAAAGGTAATCTTTGGACTGGGGGGGACATTGGGGTAGAGGTGCTTAATCTGGCTTCTGGAAAGCTGTTACAATTCAAAAATGACCCTCAAAACCCCAAAAGCCTGAGCAGTAACTCAGTGCTGAGTATTTTCCGGGACAGCCGGCAGAAAATGTGGGTAGGGACTAATGAGGGCCTGAACCTCTTTGATCCCAGAACCAACTCCTTTAGGCTCTTCACCAAAGAGAATGGCCTGTCAGATAACATCATTCTGAACATTCTGGAAGACAAACAGCATAATCTCTGGATCAGTACCCCTAACGGCATTTCAAAACTGGAGATGACAGGAAGGCAAGCCCATGAGATTTCCTTTGTAACGCGCAATTTTGATGAATCTGACGGGTTGCAAGGCAAAGTCTTTAATGAAAATGCGGCTTACCTGACCAGAAAAGGCGAAGTGGTGTTTGCCGGCCCCAATGGGTTCAACATTTTCCAGCCAGGTGAATTAACCAGCAATAAAGTGGTGCCGGCTATTGTCTTTACAGATTTCCAGCTATTCAGCAGAAGCCTGAAAGTAGGTGAGGAGGTAGGCGGCAGCGTGATCTTGCCTAGAGCGCTGGCGGATACAAAGCAGATTTCGCTCCAGCATGACCAAAACATGTTCACCGTGGAGTTTGCGGCACTCAACTTTTTCCATTCAGAGAAAAACAAGTACCAGTACAAACTGGAAGGCTTTGACAAGGAGTGGCACACCACAGATGGAGGTAACCGCCGCATCACCTACACCAACTTAGATCCTGGTAAATACCAACTGGTGGTTAAAGCCTCCAACAATGACGGAGTCTGGAACAAAGAGGGCATCAGCCTAGATATTGAAGTGCAGGTGCCCTTTTGGCGGTCAGATGTAGCGTATGTCACTTATTTCGTGCTGGCCTTTTTGATTTTGGTGCTGATCCGTCGTGTTGAGAAACAAAAGGCAAACCAGAAATTTGAGCTGGAGCGGGAGCGCCGCGAGGTGAAACACATGCGGGAATTGCACCTCATGAAAATCAAATTCTTTACCAACATCAGCCATGAATTCCGGACGCCACTTACCCTTATTTTGGCTCCCTTGGAAAGATTGCTGGCCACCACGCAGGATGCGGAACAAACCAAGCAGTTCCAGATGATCAACCGTAATGCCAAACGCCTGCTGCATCTGGTAAATCAATTGCTAGATTTCAGGAAGCTGGAGGTAGAGGAAGTGGCGTTCGCTCCTTCGCACGGCAACATTGTCAAGTTTATCAAGGAAGCTGTGTATGCTTTTTCAGATTTGTCGGAGAAAAACCATGTTAATCTGTCCTTTGAAACCAGCATCAAAGAGCTGCATGCCTCCTTTGACATGGACAAGCTGGGCAAGATTCTGTTCAACCTGCTTTCTAACGCTTTTAAATTTACTCCTGAGAACGGGGACATCAAGGTAGAAGTGAACTGTCACGAGAATGACTCAAACTCCCAAGGGCTATACCTGCTAGAAATCAAAGTCTCTGATACGGGCATTGGAATCTCTAAAGAAAATCAGGAAAAGATTTTTGATCGGTTCTTCCGGGAAGACGTGCCAGATAACCTGGTGAACCAAGGCAGCGGCATTGGGTTGTCTATTACCCGCGAGTTCGTGAAAATCCATGGGGGCTTGATTCAGGTGCAGAGTGAGTTGGGCAAAGGAAGCTGTTTCATTGTCACCTTGCCTATAAAGGTAAGCGGCTCTATCACGCAGGAGTCTGGCATATTTGAAGTAGAGGAAGAAACAGTTTCGGTAGTTCCTGCTTTAGAGACTACAATACAGGCTTCTTCTGCAGCTCCTGACCACAAATTAGTAGTGTTACTAGTAGAAGACAGTGAAGATTTCAGAACCTACCTGAAGGATAGCTTGAGTTCACATTTTACGGTACTGGAGGCTAAAAACGGGAAAGAAGGCTGGCAAAAGGCACTTTCTGCAATGCCAGACCTTATTGTAAGTGACCTGATGATGCCGGAGTTGAATGGCATTGACTTCTGCAAGAAAATCAAGTCAGATGCCCGTACCTCGCACATTCCGTTCATTCTGCTCACCGCCCAAACCGCGGAGGAACAGAAGCTGAAAGGTCTGGGTATTGGTGCAAACGACTACATTACCAAGCCTTTTAATTTTGAATTGCTGCTTTCCCGTATGTCAAACCTCATTGCACAGTGTCAGCTCCTGCAAAAGGCCTACGGCAAGAAAATCAGCGTGCAAACCAGCTCCATTGACATTGTCTCCCTAGATGATAAACTCATTCAAAAAGCTATTAAGGTAGTAGAAGACAACATTGACTGTCCTGAATTCTCAGTAGAGTTTATGAGCCGCGAATTGGGCATGAGTAGGGTTTACCTGTACAAGCGCATTGTGGCGCTCACGGGCCAGTCCCCAGTAGAGTTCATCCGGAAAATCAGGTTAGAGCGGGCAGCCCAGCTTCTGGAGAAAAGTCAGTTAACGGTAGCCGAGGTGGCATATGCCGTTGGGTTCAACAACCCAAGATATTTCTCTAAATACTTCAAAGAAGCGTACCACATGCTGCCTTCGGTTTACGCCGAGAGCAAACAGTCCCAGCCCACCGCTTAA